Proteins encoded together in one Calditrichota bacterium window:
- a CDS encoding T9SS type A sorting domain-containing protein, with amino-acid sequence MVIFVMVVRVNVFKDGRFQEFVQVKAMDAPELIVLRGKAGPAGSEEYQQGLEAYGKADYKKAAKFFADAVAKSPEQGEWWLVLGVCQVLQREPQEAIVSLKKAEKLTEEPSTSRARWFMAQSYLMTEELGRAVKLLEGLANDGKAYRDDSRNLLTQMSKNGVLSEAFASSPRVSSPRGGESFVFGSTIKVAWNKVSPNFDGSYEVWLSNDGGLTCFHRLASLPADQTSWTWETRSDVGNNLALRIEAVSGDTRTMGPVSQVFSVSPPLTLTILDPKPQSTLYAGIPHEFRWALPGLAPKRYKIDLWRVVDNKQQFYKTLYVGAEGSSNSWKWEYPDPVGKDYVLRLEAVYTDSSMVSFSEGTFQVLAQPEAAVTSAYYDPSTSNLGVSWSHSIANPTRTSIYLQSVSTSEVYPLSGDASRRRGSWEGGMADVPSGKYEVHLSIVFPDGEVSAVCDNVIEYINRSESQSVASAARAESAVVDKEFLKQNYPNPFNNSTTIEFDLESPGDVELKVFNVMGQEVKTLMDGYARAGSQRVVFDATGLASGVYIYRLVAGDHTEQKRMILAK; translated from the coding sequence GTGGTAATTTTCGTCATGGTGGTCAGAGTGAATGTCTTCAAGGATGGCCGTTTTCAGGAATTCGTGCAAGTTAAAGCCATGGATGCACCCGAATTGATCGTGCTGCGCGGCAAAGCAGGTCCGGCGGGCAGTGAAGAATACCAGCAGGGTCTTGAAGCCTACGGCAAGGCAGACTACAAGAAGGCTGCTAAGTTCTTTGCCGATGCCGTTGCCAAATCTCCCGAACAAGGCGAATGGTGGTTAGTGCTGGGTGTCTGCCAAGTGCTACAGCGTGAACCGCAAGAAGCGATCGTTTCACTCAAGAAAGCCGAGAAGCTGACCGAGGAACCCTCCACAAGCCGTGCCCGTTGGTTTATGGCTCAGAGTTATCTCATGACGGAGGAACTTGGGCGAGCTGTGAAGTTGTTGGAAGGATTGGCCAATGACGGCAAGGCCTACAGAGACGATTCCCGCAATCTTCTGACTCAAATGAGCAAGAACGGTGTTCTGAGCGAGGCCTTCGCGAGTTCGCCGAGAGTAAGCTCACCCCGAGGCGGAGAGTCTTTTGTGTTCGGATCGACGATCAAGGTCGCATGGAACAAGGTTTCGCCCAATTTCGATGGCAGTTACGAAGTTTGGTTGTCTAACGACGGCGGTCTCACCTGTTTCCATCGTCTTGCGTCTTTGCCTGCCGACCAGACGTCGTGGACGTGGGAAACGCGCAGTGACGTTGGGAACAACCTTGCTCTGAGAATCGAAGCTGTGTCAGGCGACACACGGACCATGGGACCCGTTTCGCAGGTGTTCAGTGTATCGCCTCCGCTCACTTTGACCATACTCGATCCGAAACCACAATCGACTCTATATGCCGGTATTCCGCACGAATTCAGATGGGCACTTCCCGGTCTTGCTCCCAAGCGCTACAAAATCGACTTGTGGAGAGTCGTCGACAACAAGCAGCAATTCTACAAGACGCTGTATGTCGGTGCCGAAGGAAGCAGCAACAGTTGGAAGTGGGAGTACCCTGATCCCGTCGGCAAGGATTATGTTTTGCGGCTGGAAGCGGTCTACACGGACAGCAGCATGGTCAGTTTTAGCGAGGGGACTTTCCAGGTTCTTGCTCAGCCCGAAGCCGCTGTCACGAGCGCGTACTATGATCCGTCAACTTCAAATCTCGGTGTCAGTTGGTCACACTCAATTGCCAATCCAACACGAACTTCCATTTATTTGCAGTCGGTTTCGACGTCGGAAGTTTATCCGCTTTCGGGTGACGCGTCGCGTCGCCGCGGAAGCTGGGAAGGCGGTATGGCAGACGTACCGAGCGGAAAATACGAAGTACACCTGTCCATTGTTTTTCCGGACGGAGAAGTCTCCGCGGTGTGCGACAACGTCATCGAGTACATAAATCGCTCGGAATCCCAGTCTGTGGCGTCGGCGGCCAGAGCCGAAAGTGCCGTCGTAGACAAAGAGTTCCTGAAGCAAAATTATCCGAATCCGTTCAACAATTCAACGACGATAGAATTCGATCTGGAATCTCCCGGAGACGTGGAGCTGAAAGTCTTCAACGTGATGGGACAAGAAGTAAAGACACTGATGGACGGCTACGCTCGCGCCGGCAGTCAACGTGTCGTCTTCGATGCGACGGGTTTGGCCTCGGGGGTCTATATATACCGTCTCGTTGCTGGCGACCATACGGAACAAAAGCGGATGATTCTCGCGAAATAG
- a CDS encoding phosphate-starvation-inducible PsiE family protein, translating to MLQSVDHQGNRLNKIFDWAETIFHYVAGIVLMIAAAFSLFFVAQSVFHFFSSTDQMSTLVEIIDRVMLFLMVIEILYTIHTSIQQHRLCAEPFLVVGLIAAIRRILIISVESGHIVASEPEVFRNLLTEIAILGLLVPLFVLSIWLLRK from the coding sequence ATGCTGCAGTCCGTAGATCACCAAGGCAACCGGCTCAACAAGATTTTCGATTGGGCCGAAACTATTTTTCACTATGTCGCGGGAATCGTATTAATGATTGCCGCGGCATTTTCGCTCTTTTTCGTCGCACAGTCGGTTTTTCACTTCTTTTCATCGACGGATCAAATGAGCACGCTGGTGGAAATCATCGACCGCGTGATGCTGTTCTTGATGGTGATAGAAATTCTTTACACGATTCACACGTCGATTCAGCAGCACAGACTGTGCGCCGAACCCTTTCTGGTCGTCGGGTTGATTGCCGCGATCCGGCGGATCCTGATTATCAGTGTCGAATCCGGCCACATCGTCGCCAGCGAACCGGAAGTCTTCCGGAATCTATTGACGGAGATAGCAATTCTGGGTTTGCTGGTGCCGTTATTTGTCTTGTCGATTTGGCTGCTTCGGAAGTAG